A section of the Pseudomonas lini genome encodes:
- a CDS encoding DUF2599 domain-containing protein produces MKKRLNRITPLLIFPLLLQTTLANAESCEETLKRVETLYNNTVDSCRQDPASDCSGLLVRGTHRANPAKGEKWDVWNPSPKAKELGTFAASWMRADGISYEDPGMSTQNGYLITPIDQVREPETPVHVYCAFPNDAWTDFRDDRGCGNNKNTSQTEAVCQAMAPPITSANTWVAHFTRFNNDRKQDQLQCGFNMRNPMSSKDRVDAFRNFMGARQVINTREFQTQTEFRLGNPKDDELPILAFFYSDERGLNDALANQQDYKNKTGKDRNVIKIDFPRTPVSKATFSCARTTPPPTQQFCDKYIESSTWLRRDDPKLGPDTWSLEVVPTACGRAIKDDQTDRMFAELYNKHKNDEQWRQYSVNGGSIRRQMVCHLAATFNGKPVRNKPEWNLEPKRPYVDQAKAIAQHCNPY; encoded by the coding sequence ATGAAAAAACGTCTGAACAGGATCACTCCATTACTCATATTTCCGTTGCTCTTGCAAACGACATTGGCCAACGCCGAATCATGCGAGGAGACGCTGAAACGGGTTGAAACGTTGTACAACAACACAGTCGATAGTTGCAGGCAGGATCCGGCGTCGGACTGTTCGGGATTGTTGGTCAGGGGCACTCACCGAGCCAACCCGGCGAAGGGGGAGAAATGGGATGTATGGAATCCAAGCCCGAAAGCCAAAGAGCTGGGTACTTTTGCCGCATCCTGGATGCGTGCCGATGGCATCAGCTATGAAGATCCTGGCATGAGTACTCAGAACGGCTACCTCATTACTCCGATAGATCAAGTACGCGAGCCAGAGACTCCGGTGCATGTCTACTGTGCGTTTCCTAACGACGCCTGGACCGATTTTCGAGATGACCGAGGCTGTGGCAACAATAAGAACACCAGCCAGACAGAGGCAGTATGCCAAGCCATGGCGCCGCCTATCACTAGCGCTAACACCTGGGTCGCGCATTTCACCAGGTTCAACAACGACAGGAAGCAGGACCAGTTGCAATGTGGCTTCAATATGCGCAATCCCATGAGCAGCAAGGATCGGGTAGACGCTTTTCGAAACTTTATGGGGGCTCGGCAAGTCATCAACACCCGTGAGTTTCAAACCCAGACAGAATTCCGCTTGGGTAACCCGAAAGATGACGAACTACCGATTCTGGCGTTTTTCTACAGCGATGAACGTGGTTTGAATGATGCCTTGGCCAATCAGCAGGACTATAAAAACAAGACAGGAAAGGATCGCAACGTCATCAAGATTGATTTTCCAAGAACGCCGGTTAGCAAGGCCACCTTCTCGTGCGCCAGAACCACGCCTCCACCCACGCAACAATTTTGTGACAAGTACATCGAGTCAAGCACCTGGTTACGACGCGACGATCCGAAACTCGGGCCTGACACTTGGTCACTTGAGGTAGTGCCCACCGCTTGCGGCCGCGCTATCAAGGACGATCAGACCGACAGAATGTTTGCCGAGTTGTACAACAAGCACAAAAACGATGAGCAATGGAGGCAATACAGCGTCAATGGTGGGTCAATCCGCCGGCAAATGGTTTGTCATCTGGCGGCAACCTTCAACGGCAAGCCTGTCAGGAACAAGCCCGAGTGGAACCTCGAACCGAAGCGGCCATACGTCGACCAGGCCAAGGCCATAGCGCAACACTGTAATCCTTACTGA
- a CDS encoding DUF2599 domain-containing protein, whose amino-acid sequence MSLPVKEQGWTCIYAFDGGTGPERKWYGCGFFDSREPPRAAQGAMNNRNSALAYGTCAEAGVSTAQQWTQKYTGMMKGPIQYSQCSWNAEKPDDWNAMIRVHESRPNTTHKDPFAFSAQVNEFMLKNASATNDGSENMKYIDAFIYNVNSTQNFATRGDQAPPKPEDGLNSARNFQKKLQAQGYSVPILRLDFTKPAEQRFNYVAADQAIDLTVAGGAQPTPVKPAPSYIAAATWVERYDPGSKKNEWSLNVTPTARGKAIQASDQDALYKELFELRGADSQWRDNEKSPGSMRQQLSCLVQNYPAKTEWNLEPFRPNVTPQEAARAGCNPLPLQAPQYIASADWVKRYDPGTRKDEWTLSVVPTAAGRAVPNEQAGALYNQLFALKGADSNWRDNENSAGSMRQQLSCVLVNYRSKTPWNLEPFRPALSDSETRAAGCNPVPR is encoded by the coding sequence TTGAGCCTGCCGGTCAAGGAGCAGGGCTGGACCTGCATCTACGCCTTCGATGGCGGTACCGGGCCGGAGCGCAAGTGGTACGGCTGCGGCTTCTTCGACAGCCGCGAGCCACCGCGTGCGGCCCAGGGTGCGATGAACAACCGTAACTCCGCCCTGGCCTACGGCACCTGCGCGGAAGCCGGAGTGAGCACCGCCCAGCAATGGACCCAGAAATACACCGGGATGATGAAGGGACCGATCCAATATAGTCAGTGCTCTTGGAACGCGGAAAAACCTGACGACTGGAACGCCATGATCCGGGTCCACGAGTCCCGGCCAAACACCACCCACAAGGACCCCTTCGCCTTCAGTGCCCAGGTCAACGAGTTCATGTTGAAGAATGCCTCGGCGACCAACGACGGCAGCGAAAACATGAAGTACATCGATGCCTTCATCTACAACGTCAACAGCACGCAGAACTTCGCCACCCGCGGTGATCAGGCGCCACCGAAACCGGAGGACGGCCTGAACAGCGCGCGCAACTTCCAGAAGAAACTCCAGGCCCAGGGCTACAGCGTGCCGATCCTGCGGCTGGACTTCACCAAGCCTGCGGAGCAGCGTTTCAACTATGTCGCCGCCGACCAGGCGATAGACCTGACGGTTGCCGGTGGTGCACAGCCAACGCCGGTGAAACCAGCGCCCAGCTACATCGCTGCGGCCACCTGGGTCGAGCGTTACGATCCGGGCAGCAAGAAAAACGAATGGAGCCTCAATGTCACGCCCACAGCCCGGGGCAAGGCGATCCAGGCCAGCGACCAGGACGCCTTGTACAAGGAACTGTTCGAGCTGCGTGGGGCCGATAGCCAGTGGCGCGACAACGAGAAATCACCGGGCAGCATGCGCCAGCAACTGAGCTGTCTGGTGCAGAATTATCCGGCCAAGACCGAATGGAACCTGGAACCGTTTCGCCCCAATGTCACCCCCCAGGAAGCGGCCAGGGCCGGTTGCAATCCGCTGCCGCTCCAGGCACCGCAATACATCGCGTCTGCCGATTGGGTCAAGCGTTACGACCCCGGCACCCGCAAGGACGAATGGACCTTGAGCGTGGTGCCCACAGCGGCTGGTCGCGCCGTACCCAACGAGCAGGCCGGGGCTTTGTACAACCAGCTGTTCGCCCTCAAGGGCGCGGATAGCAACTGGCGCGACAATGAAAATTCCGCCGGCAGCATGCGCCAGCAATTGAGCTGTGTACTGGTCAACTACCGCAGCAAGACGCCCTGGAATCTCGAGCCTTTCAGGCCTGCGTTATCGGACAGCGAGACCCGGGCCGCAGGTTGCAACCCAGTCCCCCGTTGA